From the Lactuca sativa cultivar Salinas chromosome 9, Lsat_Salinas_v11, whole genome shotgun sequence genome, the window ttgatcgttgaccttgtggacttttagggttgactgcagttgtatttatgggaatatttgctttatgtgattaggcggaggctaggtcgcATTTCTACTgagtcagagacttaccgagatatcagaggtgagtcttttcactatactgtacctggaagggtacctatgtgtgaccggaaggtcttgtatgctatgagttgcatgttttgtatgcgttatgtatatgatatgtatgttatgtatgatatgggccggaaggcattatgacatggaccggaaggtcagggagtcatggaccggaaggtcaacacgaGTAAGACCAAAAAGTCTACTGGCACTGGGACAGAAGTCCCCTgaaacacatggaccggaaggtcgtgtgaagtatggcatggaaaggcatatgtgtgtaagggtattttggggaaactcactaagcttttatgcttacagttgttgtgttatgtgtttcaggtactagcgaggaccgtcggaaggcgccgacgtgatgcgtacacactagagagaggatttgatttttgtgatcttgggatacgatatgttttgataactattacCGGATATTTTGTAAAACTTTTTATATGAAAATGGTTGtgtcaaaaagaaaattttgttttgaaatttacgttgttacagtctGACAAGcccgcacctaagctgcttgcaacagctagaccgacaggtttgaggtgacaagtgtcatttaacgtgcgatgcctgaagaacatcgtaTTAGAAGGTCGTATGagtcttagcatggttataataactcacatgtggtattaacaaatcataagatttacgggttctacttttatattagcgagttatgtcgatttaactCACAGGAactactttaagtatggaaaaaatacttgtatatttttacatcaaaaagggttttatgccgatttaaaattacttttatatctttaagtatggaaaatacttgtttactttcggtcctgggatttagaACTACCTAActcttataaggaaaatatgagattttctttggaaacatatttttgttaaaactacattcatctagaattgttaggttTCGGCTATAATTGCTAAGTATATATGTaagagttatataagaatctatttataatcgacttagaattggtgggcccgcctttcttcatgttccttgtttggttgtggatctagggcagacccattatattcaacggttatttaatttaaatcttatataacttatatacactgagtaattatagaaggaatctactggtctttctagggttcattatcgcataacatagaagcattcatttcacacttgataaagaaaatattggattttctggaaacatactttgtcgtttttagaaacaaaacagtttatttctcaaacaaaactcttatgaactcaccaacttaattattgacacattttcaaaactacttgtattttcaggaaatcagtgaaacaggaaaaccaacaacattttgaggatgagacgataaatcgtcaaacaactcattttgtcatcgtaatgtaattgattttgaaacatgtaaacttactatgatgtaactttttcaattatatttatgatggttgtatttactttgaacaatattatactcgttgttgtgatagtatacatgaagtcctccacccccgaacgtttccgtcatctttggtttgggggtgtgacaaaaacaatacataaaaatatataaaacactTAAAAATGCATATAATTACGTTAAAAATacgtttataaatttaaaatacataaataatataaacatatacatataaaaacttataaaaagacataaataagtaaaaatatatataaatacataatacataaaaaaaataacacataaagtACATAAAAAAtgtgtaaaatacttaaaaatatatagaaatacgtaaaaaatacgtttatacattatacataaaaatacataaacatatacatataaaaattttaaaaatataaaagtatgtaaaaatagatataaatacgtaaaaaatacatttatacattatatatataagttttgatGAAATTTGCAGAATAATCTCATTATTTTAGAAATATTAACGATTTGGTCTCATGACCTATTGAACAGGTCAAAAAGGTTAAAGTGAATAAATTAACcggttttttgggtttttttattcaataaattaaaaagtcgagacttttctattcaaaaaataaaatttaaaactcTATTAAAATTTGTTTTTCAAAATATTGAAACTTTTCAGTAGATTTCCCAAACAAATAATATTAATTTTTACAAACTATTCGGTTTGCATATTTTTCTACATACATGAAGAaaacttcaaatattttatattttaaaaaacgaACAACACTTTAAAGTTGTACATAAAAAACACGTCGGTTCTCATATATGGTTTTGTGGGGGACAAGATGAAGATGTGTATCATGTTTAAAGGTAAAATAAAtaccttatatttaattattcaTGTATTTTTGGAATAGAAATACTAAAGAGTAAATTAGTAAAATTGTAGTTTGGTCAAAATTGTATTTTGAGTTTCTAACTTTTGTTTTGCATTTGGATCGTCTCTATGTTTTCTTTTTATTGCGATTTTCGTCCCTAAGTAACATGGAATATGATTATTATaccattattaatttattttttaggtgctgtttgttttttttttaagcaaaatgtctgcagtctgcggagcACATCTGCAAGCCTCTGCGGCTGAAGAGATGGACCAAATGTCTGTAGTCTGCAATAAAAATACTGTTTGTATTTAACGTCTGCagctgttgaaataaattaatttttcaaacttaatttaatgtcataaagattaaaaatgcattttcagcaaaaagagaaagaaaaaaaaaacgggtgatttttttttttttttggttaaaatgaGGTCTGAAGACCTTTGAAGACAGTGACCCATGTCTGCGCCATGAAGACCTCGCGCTGACGTTTTTTGGTCTGtgcacttccaaaaaacaaacactctgcAAGGGCATatgtctgcgcggcgcagacaaAAATGATTGCTTAACTCTTCAAGGGCATatgtctgcgcggcgcagacaaAAATGATTGCGCaactcttcaaaaaaaaaaaaaaacaattagccCTTAATTTACTTATAACTTATTTATTATTCATAAAGAGGTAAAATAACTCCCCCACCCCCAGCTGCCCACCACCCTCTCTGCCCTCCGGTAATCATCGCCTTTTACATCTGTTACTCATTGTTCTTATATCGAGTTTCATAAACAACCAAACACCCAACCGTATAAAAACTAAACTAAACACCAAAATCAAACATCAAACTCGTGTTCTAGAAATTGAAATCGATACCAAAATCAAATTTGTTTGCAGATTCGAATTTCATAAATCAAACCAAACAACAACTTCAAAACAGCCCAACCAAACCAAACATCAAATTTGTTCCATAAATCAAAATTGAAATCAACAGAAACCTTGTGTTCTTATTTCAAACTTCATAAACAAACAGCacaccaaaataaaaaataaaaataaaaataaaaaacaaacaaaaagtaaaacaCAAACCTTAAATGAAAATCGAAATTGATTGTGATCTTATTTCGAATATCATAAATCTAAATCAAACCAATGATCGATATGTAAAGCTAGGGATGTACGCACACAAAGGCACATCGATCTGCAGAGTTGGGGCCGTGAGGCGGAGCAGATGCAAAGCAAAGTAGATGATGTTGGTTGTAACTGACATTTCCGACGAGAGAAAGAAAGGCAAAGCAGCTAGCGTTGTACACACAAAAGCATCTCCATTTTGCGGAGATAAGATGTGATGCAGAGTAGATGTTATAGGCGGCGATATTATGGTAATGGGAGGTGGCGACGATCCGGTAATGGTCGGTGGCGGCTTTTGATTTCAATAATTTTGAGTTCATAAATTAAACAATAGTACAATGGTTCCTAGTGGTTCCTAATGGTTGGCTTTAGACCGCAGATCGGAAAAGCTTGTTTTCGGAAGTGGATGttcggtggttggtggtggtttaGATTTCTCCGGTTTATCACAAACAAAGAGATTGAGTCATGGTACAATGTATAAGATAAGGGGGAGTGGGTAGCTTGGTGGGGGCCCACTTTATTTTACTGTTTTTATTAATAAGTAATAAGTTAtaagtaaattaaaaaaataaaaaatgatataATAGTCGTTTCAAATTTACAATAAAAAGATATAAGAGCAACCCGAATGTAAAACAAAATTTAGGGCCAAAATCACATGTACCATTTCAATAATTTACTTGCTACTAAAACTAGTCTTTTACACTATAAATGAGATTTTGATCAAAGTGGGCCTCTGGTTTGGCCCATATGCACCTCCACATCTTAATCTGTAAAATATAAATACGGTTTAATACGAATTGAAATCGGTACAAATCATGTTCACCATTTCATTTACAACATTAAAATCGTGTTTGTCAATTATTCATGCTATACACAATGTTGATTCTAGATCATATAACTAACGAAAACCTCACACCATTTACTAGAATGTTAAGCCAATTAACAAAGAGGATCGACAAGGGAATGATAATTCTTCAAAGACATATGATCAATAAGAGACTTCGTACTAGCTCTTGCACCTTGAGCCACTAGTAGCATAGCCACCTGACCATGACCCGCATCAACCGCCCGATGTAAAGGCGTGCACCCATCATCATCCTCCACATCAACTCGCGCACCATGACTCAATAAAAGTTTCACACTTTCAACCCGACCCTTAAAAGCCGCTCTGTGTAAAGCGGTCCACCCATTCTGATCCTTGCCATTCACCGCCGCACCTTCTGCCAAACATTTCTTTAATCCACTAATATCGTTTACAGTGGCAGCTTTATGCAAAACATCTCTCAAATACAACATATCGTATAAATCCATGTGATCATTCTCGTACGCAAGAGCGATCGCAGTCTTCCCCTCTTTAGTCACCGCGTACTTCACGAAAACCGATGAGTTTAGTAAGAACTCAACCGCCGCTACATGGCCTTCACTCGAAGCACAGTGAAGCGGGGTCCACCCTTTGTTATCCACAACATCGGAATCACTCCCTAATGTAACTAAAAACTCAAGGACTTCAATGTACCCATGATTTGCGGCTATATGTAGAGCCGTCTGGCCTCGGGGATTAACCGAGTTTATATCGATATCTAGATAATTCATACATAAAACTTCCATTGTCTCCACCCCATTTACACACGCCGCATCATGTAGAAAACGGTCAACCGAATGGTCAATCACGAAATTGGATTCAACCATGACCCGAACCATGTCCACGTTTCTGGACCGGATGGCTAACGACATCACCGACTCCCGGTCCACGTCTCGGTGGTTCACGTCAGCACCGACAGTTATCAAAGATGAAAAGAATAGTAAGTTCCCGGTTTTAGCAGCTGACCTCAATAAAGAATTGAGCTCATGATTGTTGCAAAATGAAATGGCTCGTGATAGAATAAACGAATGGTTAACAATTTTAGAAGTGGGAGACGAGAGGAGGAAATCAATAATGTCATGGCCAACAAAATTGATCGGAATTGTGGCGTCGTTGAAGATATGCCGCCCGGATTTGGAGAATAAAAGATGGAGGTTTTCCTGATTGGTATTTCCGGCGAGCACGATTGATGAGTGGACGAGAATGGTGTCTGGATTAGGGGCAATATTTGGCGGCTGATCAGAGGATTGAGATAGGAAAAGAGTGAAAGAAACGGTGGCTAGAGGTGGAAGGACGACTAAAGCGTGGTGGAAGGAGAATCGAGTGGGGTTTGTGGTGTCGAGAAACACAGCAACTGACATGGTGTGCATGAGATTGGTTAACGCAAAGGTAGTAGAACATTTCTGGCCTCTGATGAACACTAGGTTCAACTCCTCCACATCTGGTTTGACCAGTCTGTCCATGGCATTCTGTTGGTCAAATGAAGGTTTTTAGTATATATATGGAGTGATTAGGAGACTTTTTCTAACAAAAAAGATATACTTTTCTAACATACGGAAGATGAGCGAAGCAAGACTTAGTTAACTTGTTTGACCCTACCAACACGCTAATTAGAATGTTTATTAgtgtataatattattataattataattcggGGACCATTTTGAATGGCATCCAAATTTAGAGCAACCTTGGAAAGTGGGAATCTTTATATTTGATCTTGACAAATACATAGGAAAATTGCTACTTGTTTGATTGTTTCTAATGGATCGATGTTAGGAACAAGGCCCAATTAAATGCTAATCTTGAAATCACTTATTCACAAGAATTatgtgttttgtaagtaaaattaataaaaatggtAGAGTAACATAACACTTGTTTGTACCGGACACGGACACGGATACGGACACGTATTCAGTATTGACCAGCCATTGATCAGGGTTTAAAGTTATCAACAATTCAAATTAGAGGTGAGTGTGGTGCGATTATTAGCCAAAACCtaaccactaaccgcaaatgcggttaatccattttcaaaaccgtttGGTGTGGTTATTTTTGCGGTATAATTagacggttatttttgcggtgcggctttgttttttctgtgttgcggttattaaccgcatgaaTTTGGTGCTGTTATTTTGCGTGGTTTTTAACCACAATTTAGAGCTTAaacggttttaagagttca encodes:
- the LOC111886367 gene encoding protein VAPYRIN-LIKE, coding for MDRLVKPDVEELNLVFIRGQKCSTTFALTNLMHTMSVAVFLDTTNPTRFSFHHALVVLPPLATVSFTLFLSQSSDQPPNIAPNPDTILVHSSIVLAGNTNQENLHLLFSKSGRHIFNDATIPINFVGHDIIDFLLSSPTSKIVNHSFILSRAISFCNNHELNSLLRSAAKTGNLLFFSSLITVGADVNHRDVDRESVMSLAIRSRNVDMVRVMVESNFVIDHSVDRFLHDAACVNGVETMEVLCMNYLDIDINSVNPRGQTALHIAANHGYIEVLEFLVTLGSDSDVVDNKGWTPLHCASSEGHVAAVEFLLNSSVFVKYAVTKEGKTAIALAYENDHMDLYDMLYLRDVLHKAATVNDISGLKKCLAEGAAVNGKDQNGWTALHRAAFKGRVESVKLLLSHGARVDVEDDDGCTPLHRAVDAGHGQVAMLLVAQGARASTKSLIDHMSLKNYHSLVDPLC